A stretch of Castanea sativa cultivar Marrone di Chiusa Pesio chromosome 2, ASM4071231v1 DNA encodes these proteins:
- the LOC142624002 gene encoding PH, RCC1 and FYVE domains-containing protein 1-like isoform X3: protein MQLRTSTGDGVRISVSSTPSCSSGGSGPDDIESLGDVYVWGEVWSDGIFPDGSVSPIPIKTDVLIPRPLETNVVLDVHQISCGVRHVALVTRQGEVFTWGEESGGRLGHGIDKDFSHPRLVEFLAVTNIDFVACGEFHTCAVSTSGDLFTWGDGTHNSGLLGHGTDVSHWIPKRIAGPLEGLQVLSVACGTWHSALATSNGKMFTFGDGTYGVLGHGDRESVPYPKEVQSLSGLKTIKVACGVWHTAAIVEVMSQSGANVSSRKLFTWGDGDKNRLGHGNKDTYLLPTCVSSLIDYNFHQLACGHTLTMALTTSGHVFTMGGTAYGQLGNPLSDGRVPCLVQDKLVGEFVEEISCGAYHVAVLTSRSEVYTWGRGANGRLGHGDIEDRKSPTLVEALKDRHVKNIYCGSNFTSSICIHKWVSGADQSVCSGCRQAFGFTRKRHNCYNCGLVHCHACSSRKALKAALAPTPGKPHRVCDACFVKLKAAEAGNASNVSRKITAPRHSIDSSRERFERGEVRSSRILLSPTSEPVKYLEINSGKHGSRSLSPSVVRTSQVPSLLPLKDISFPSSLSALQNAFRPVLPSSPRSSLNSRPASPYSRKPSPPPSATPAFSRSLIDSLRKTNDLLNQELSKLQNQVKSLKQKCDAQDLELKNLNQNAKRAASFAEEESSKSRVVRELVKSVAEQLKEVTEMLPPEVSDSETFNAIHSQVEALLHTTSTSHHSSLTVLESLKVKDKRTHSHVDVARVADVSQNGRNSLQESNRSSGSNTRGAISHHSAEHGSISDESSTMRNGKKEVIEQFEPGVYVTVILLQNGTKIFKRVRFSKRKFDEHQAEDWWSKNKDRVLKRYCPPTASPASIGSSSTPVPVDEGSPSTYAPPADEGSFSTSVPVDEGSSSTSAPADETPAPIEENNEALASSQT, encoded by the exons ATGCAACTAAGAACAAGTACTGGAGATGGTGTCCGTATTAGTGTTTCAAGCACTCCTAGCTGTTCTAGTGGAGGATCTGGACCAGATGACATAGAATCGTTGGGTGATGTTTATGTGTGGGGAGAGGTTTGGAGTGATGGGATTTTTCCTGATGGCTCTGTGAGCCCAATTCCTATTAAAACTGATGTGCTGATCCCTAGGCCCTTGGAGACAAATGTTGTTCTTGATGTTCATCAGATTTCTTGTGGTGTGCGGCATGTTGCTCTTGTAACAAGGCAAGGTGAGGTTTTTACCTGGGGGGAGGAATCTGGAGGAAGACTTGGTCATGGGATTGATAAAGACTTTAGCCACCCTCGTCTTGTTGAGTTCCTAGCAGTTACTAATATAGATTTTGTTGCCTGTGGAGAGTTTCATACATGTGCTGTATCTACATCAGGTGATTTATTTACTTGGGGTGATGGTACCCATAATTCTGGACTTCTTGGTCATGGCACAGATGTTAGTCATTGGATACCTAAAAGGATTGCTGGTCCTTTAGAAGGACTTCAGGTTTTATCTGTTGCATGTGGCACTTGGCATTCAGCATTGGCAACTTCCAATGGAAAAATGTTCACTTTTGGTGATGGAACATATGGTGTTTTGGGACATGGAGATCGCGAGAGTGTTCCATATCCCAAGGAGGTACAATCACTGAGTGGACTGAAGACTATTAAGGTTGCATGTGGAGTATGGCATACTGCAGCCATTGTAGAGGTCATGAGTCAGTCTGGTGCAAATGTTTCATCTAGAAAGTTATTCACCTGGGGTGATGGTGACAAAAATCGTTTGGGCCATGGAAACAAGGATACTTATCTTCTTCCCACCTGTGTCTCTTCACTTATTGACTATAACTTCCACCAGCTGGCTTGTGGACACACCCTAACTATGGCCCTCACAACATCAGGTCATGTTTTTACCATGGGTGGCACTGCATATGGTCAGCTAGGCAACCCATTATCTGATGGAAGGGTACCTTGCTTGGTACAAGATAAACTAGTAGGTGAATTTGTTGAAGAAATATCTTGTGGGGCCTATCATGTTGCTGTCCTGACATCTAGAAGTGAAGTATACACTTGGGGGAGAGGCGCCAATGGAAGATTGGGACACGGAGACATAGAAGATCGGAAATCTCCAACACTAGTTGAAGCTTTAAAAGATAGACATGTAAAAAATATCTACTGTGGCTCAAATTTTACTTCAAGTATATGCATCCATAAATGGGTCTCTGGAGCAGACCAATCAGTTTGCTCTGGTTGTAGGCAAGCATTTGGTTTTACTAGAAAGAGACACAACTGTTACAATTGTGGACTGGTGCATTGCCATGCTTGTAGTTCCAGAAAAGCATTGAAAGCAGCATTGGCTCCAACTCCTGGCAAACCCCATCGTGTATGTGATGCTTGCTTTGTAAAACTTAAAGCTGCTGAGGCTGGTAACGCTTCTAATGTAAGTAGAAAAATTACAGCCCCTCGTCATTCAATAGATAGCAGCAGGGAAAGATTTGAAAGGGGAGAAGTAAGGTCTTCAAGAATTTTGCTGTCTCCCACTTCAGAACCAGTCAAATACCTTGAGATCAATTCAGGAAAGCATGGTTCCAGATCTTTATCTCCTTCTGTAGTCCGAACTTCCCAAGTTCCATCACTTTTACCACTGAAAGATATTTCATTTCCAAGTTCGTTAAGTGCTCTTCAAAATGCTTTCAGGCCTGTTCTGCCATCATCGCCTCGTTCTTCTCTAAACTCGAGACCTGCTTCACCGTACTCTAGGAAACCAAGCCCTCCACCCTCAGCCACTCCTGCATTTTCTAGGAGTCTTATTGATAGTCTCAGGAAGACAAATGACCTCCTGAATCAAGAATTATCAAAGTTGCAGAACCAA GTGAAAAGTTTGAAGCAGAAGTGTGATGCTCAAGACTTGGAGCTTAAGAATTTAAATCAAAATGCTAAACGAGCTGCTTCATTTGCTGAGGAGGAATCTTCCAAAAGTAGAGTAGTTAGAGAACTCGTCAAGTCTGTTGCAGAACAG CTAAAGGAAGTAACAGAGATGCTGCCTCCAGAGGTTTCAGACAGTGAAACTTTTAATGCCATTCATTCTCAAGTTGAAGCTCTTCTACACACAACTTCAACATCTCATCATTCTTCTCTCACAGTCCTTGAGTCTCTTAAAGTGAAAGACAAAAGGACGCACAGTCATGTAGATGTTGCAAGGGTTGCGGACGTGTCCCAGAATGGGAGAAATTCTCTTCAAGAGAGTAATAGATCATCTGGTTCTAATACAAGAGGTGCTATATCTCATCATAGCGCAGAACATGGCTCAATATCAGATGAATCTTCAACAATGAGGAATGGAAAGAAAGAGGTTATTGAACAATTTGAGCCTGGTGTTTATGTTACTGTCATTCTACTTCAAAACGGTACAAAAATATTCAAGCGAGTGAGATTCAG TAAACGAAAATTTGACGAGCACCAGGCAGAAGATTGGTGGAGTAAAAACAAAGATAGAGTGCTTAAGAGATACTGTCCACCAACAGCAAGCCCTGCTTCAATAGGATCATCTAGCACTCCAGTGCCTGTTGATGAGGGATCACCTAGCACTTATGCACCTCCTGCTGATGAAGGATCATTTAGCACTTCAGTTCCTGTTGATGAAGGATCATCTAGCACTTCAGCACCTGCCGATGAAACTCCAGCACCTATAGAGGAAAATAATGAGGCATTGGCATCTTCCCAAACTTAA
- the LOC142624002 gene encoding PH, RCC1 and FYVE domains-containing protein 1-like isoform X1, giving the protein MADPVSSANHERDVEQAIIALKKGTQLIKYSRQGKPKFCPFRISALYKQDETTLIWFSRGEERNLKLSSISRIVPGQRTAVFRRYLRPEKDYLSFSLLYNNGERSLDLICKDKAEAEVWFAGLKALISSGKQNIRRTRSDISDTHEGGSFTPNSRPFGATLDFTSSISRSRASLDSNSRESTFSSKSSDVGSKRANMQLRTSTGDGVRISVSSTPSCSSGGSGPDDIESLGDVYVWGEVWSDGIFPDGSVSPIPIKTDVLIPRPLETNVVLDVHQISCGVRHVALVTRQGEVFTWGEESGGRLGHGIDKDFSHPRLVEFLAVTNIDFVACGEFHTCAVSTSGDLFTWGDGTHNSGLLGHGTDVSHWIPKRIAGPLEGLQVLSVACGTWHSALATSNGKMFTFGDGTYGVLGHGDRESVPYPKEVQSLSGLKTIKVACGVWHTAAIVEVMSQSGANVSSRKLFTWGDGDKNRLGHGNKDTYLLPTCVSSLIDYNFHQLACGHTLTMALTTSGHVFTMGGTAYGQLGNPLSDGRVPCLVQDKLVGEFVEEISCGAYHVAVLTSRSEVYTWGRGANGRLGHGDIEDRKSPTLVEALKDRHVKNIYCGSNFTSSICIHKWVSGADQSVCSGCRQAFGFTRKRHNCYNCGLVHCHACSSRKALKAALAPTPGKPHRVCDACFVKLKAAEAGNASNVSRKITAPRHSIDSSRERFERGEVRSSRILLSPTSEPVKYLEINSGKHGSRSLSPSVVRTSQVPSLLPLKDISFPSSLSALQNAFRPVLPSSPRSSLNSRPASPYSRKPSPPPSATPAFSRSLIDSLRKTNDLLNQELSKLQNQVKSLKQKCDAQDLELKNLNQNAKRAASFAEEESSKSRVVRELVKSVAEQLKEVTEMLPPEVSDSETFNAIHSQVEALLHTTSTSHHSSLTVLESLKVKDKRTHSHVDVARVADVSQNGRNSLQESNRSSGSNTRGAISHHSAEHGSISDESSTMRNGKKEVIEQFEPGVYVTVILLQNGTKIFKRVRFSKRKFDEHQAEDWWSKNKDRVLKRYCPPTASPASIGSSSTPVPVDEGSPSTYAPPADEGSFSTSVPVDEGSSSTSAPADETPAPIEENNEALASSQT; this is encoded by the exons ATGGCAGATCCTGTTAGTTCTGCAAATCATGAGCGTGACGTTGAGCAA GCAATCATTGCTTTGAAAAAAGGTACTCAGTTAATCAAGTATAGCCGACAAGGGAAGCCTAAGTTTTGCCCATTCAGAATTTCTGCG TTGTATAAACAGGATGAAACGACACTGATCTGGTTCTCACGTGGAGAAGAAAGAAATCTGAAATTATCTTCCATCTCACGGATTGTCCCTGGACAGAGAACT GCTGTTTTTAGACGATATTTGCGTCCTGAAAAGGATTACTTATCATTTTCACTTCTATATAACAACGGTGAACGATCACTTGATTTG ATCTGCAAGGACAAAGCTGAGGCAGAGGTATGGTTTGCAGGACTTAAGGCATTAATTTCTTCTGGAAAACAGAATATTAGACGTACTAGAAGTGATATTTCTGAT ACACATGAAGGTGGTAGCTTTACTCCGAATAGTCGTCCTTTTGGTGCAACTCTAGATTTCACTTCAAGTATTTCCCGAAGCAGGGCATCTCTTGATTCGAATTCTCGTGAATCTACATTTAGTTCAAAAAGCTCAGATGTGGGGTCAAAACGTGCAAATATGCAACTAAGAACAAGTACTGGAGATGGTGTCCGTATTAGTGTTTCAAGCACTCCTAGCTGTTCTAGTGGAGGATCTGGACCAGATGACATAGAATCGTTGGGTGATGTTTATGTGTGGGGAGAGGTTTGGAGTGATGGGATTTTTCCTGATGGCTCTGTGAGCCCAATTCCTATTAAAACTGATGTGCTGATCCCTAGGCCCTTGGAGACAAATGTTGTTCTTGATGTTCATCAGATTTCTTGTGGTGTGCGGCATGTTGCTCTTGTAACAAGGCAAGGTGAGGTTTTTACCTGGGGGGAGGAATCTGGAGGAAGACTTGGTCATGGGATTGATAAAGACTTTAGCCACCCTCGTCTTGTTGAGTTCCTAGCAGTTACTAATATAGATTTTGTTGCCTGTGGAGAGTTTCATACATGTGCTGTATCTACATCAGGTGATTTATTTACTTGGGGTGATGGTACCCATAATTCTGGACTTCTTGGTCATGGCACAGATGTTAGTCATTGGATACCTAAAAGGATTGCTGGTCCTTTAGAAGGACTTCAGGTTTTATCTGTTGCATGTGGCACTTGGCATTCAGCATTGGCAACTTCCAATGGAAAAATGTTCACTTTTGGTGATGGAACATATGGTGTTTTGGGACATGGAGATCGCGAGAGTGTTCCATATCCCAAGGAGGTACAATCACTGAGTGGACTGAAGACTATTAAGGTTGCATGTGGAGTATGGCATACTGCAGCCATTGTAGAGGTCATGAGTCAGTCTGGTGCAAATGTTTCATCTAGAAAGTTATTCACCTGGGGTGATGGTGACAAAAATCGTTTGGGCCATGGAAACAAGGATACTTATCTTCTTCCCACCTGTGTCTCTTCACTTATTGACTATAACTTCCACCAGCTGGCTTGTGGACACACCCTAACTATGGCCCTCACAACATCAGGTCATGTTTTTACCATGGGTGGCACTGCATATGGTCAGCTAGGCAACCCATTATCTGATGGAAGGGTACCTTGCTTGGTACAAGATAAACTAGTAGGTGAATTTGTTGAAGAAATATCTTGTGGGGCCTATCATGTTGCTGTCCTGACATCTAGAAGTGAAGTATACACTTGGGGGAGAGGCGCCAATGGAAGATTGGGACACGGAGACATAGAAGATCGGAAATCTCCAACACTAGTTGAAGCTTTAAAAGATAGACATGTAAAAAATATCTACTGTGGCTCAAATTTTACTTCAAGTATATGCATCCATAAATGGGTCTCTGGAGCAGACCAATCAGTTTGCTCTGGTTGTAGGCAAGCATTTGGTTTTACTAGAAAGAGACACAACTGTTACAATTGTGGACTGGTGCATTGCCATGCTTGTAGTTCCAGAAAAGCATTGAAAGCAGCATTGGCTCCAACTCCTGGCAAACCCCATCGTGTATGTGATGCTTGCTTTGTAAAACTTAAAGCTGCTGAGGCTGGTAACGCTTCTAATGTAAGTAGAAAAATTACAGCCCCTCGTCATTCAATAGATAGCAGCAGGGAAAGATTTGAAAGGGGAGAAGTAAGGTCTTCAAGAATTTTGCTGTCTCCCACTTCAGAACCAGTCAAATACCTTGAGATCAATTCAGGAAAGCATGGTTCCAGATCTTTATCTCCTTCTGTAGTCCGAACTTCCCAAGTTCCATCACTTTTACCACTGAAAGATATTTCATTTCCAAGTTCGTTAAGTGCTCTTCAAAATGCTTTCAGGCCTGTTCTGCCATCATCGCCTCGTTCTTCTCTAAACTCGAGACCTGCTTCACCGTACTCTAGGAAACCAAGCCCTCCACCCTCAGCCACTCCTGCATTTTCTAGGAGTCTTATTGATAGTCTCAGGAAGACAAATGACCTCCTGAATCAAGAATTATCAAAGTTGCAGAACCAA GTGAAAAGTTTGAAGCAGAAGTGTGATGCTCAAGACTTGGAGCTTAAGAATTTAAATCAAAATGCTAAACGAGCTGCTTCATTTGCTGAGGAGGAATCTTCCAAAAGTAGAGTAGTTAGAGAACTCGTCAAGTCTGTTGCAGAACAG CTAAAGGAAGTAACAGAGATGCTGCCTCCAGAGGTTTCAGACAGTGAAACTTTTAATGCCATTCATTCTCAAGTTGAAGCTCTTCTACACACAACTTCAACATCTCATCATTCTTCTCTCACAGTCCTTGAGTCTCTTAAAGTGAAAGACAAAAGGACGCACAGTCATGTAGATGTTGCAAGGGTTGCGGACGTGTCCCAGAATGGGAGAAATTCTCTTCAAGAGAGTAATAGATCATCTGGTTCTAATACAAGAGGTGCTATATCTCATCATAGCGCAGAACATGGCTCAATATCAGATGAATCTTCAACAATGAGGAATGGAAAGAAAGAGGTTATTGAACAATTTGAGCCTGGTGTTTATGTTACTGTCATTCTACTTCAAAACGGTACAAAAATATTCAAGCGAGTGAGATTCAG TAAACGAAAATTTGACGAGCACCAGGCAGAAGATTGGTGGAGTAAAAACAAAGATAGAGTGCTTAAGAGATACTGTCCACCAACAGCAAGCCCTGCTTCAATAGGATCATCTAGCACTCCAGTGCCTGTTGATGAGGGATCACCTAGCACTTATGCACCTCCTGCTGATGAAGGATCATTTAGCACTTCAGTTCCTGTTGATGAAGGATCATCTAGCACTTCAGCACCTGCCGATGAAACTCCAGCACCTATAGAGGAAAATAATGAGGCATTGGCATCTTCCCAAACTTAA
- the LOC142624002 gene encoding PH, RCC1 and FYVE domains-containing protein 1-like isoform X2, translating into MADPVSSANHERDVEQAIIALKKGTQLIKYSRQGKPKFCPFRISADETTLIWFSRGEERNLKLSSISRIVPGQRTAVFRRYLRPEKDYLSFSLLYNNGERSLDLICKDKAEAEVWFAGLKALISSGKQNIRRTRSDISDTHEGGSFTPNSRPFGATLDFTSSISRSRASLDSNSRESTFSSKSSDVGSKRANMQLRTSTGDGVRISVSSTPSCSSGGSGPDDIESLGDVYVWGEVWSDGIFPDGSVSPIPIKTDVLIPRPLETNVVLDVHQISCGVRHVALVTRQGEVFTWGEESGGRLGHGIDKDFSHPRLVEFLAVTNIDFVACGEFHTCAVSTSGDLFTWGDGTHNSGLLGHGTDVSHWIPKRIAGPLEGLQVLSVACGTWHSALATSNGKMFTFGDGTYGVLGHGDRESVPYPKEVQSLSGLKTIKVACGVWHTAAIVEVMSQSGANVSSRKLFTWGDGDKNRLGHGNKDTYLLPTCVSSLIDYNFHQLACGHTLTMALTTSGHVFTMGGTAYGQLGNPLSDGRVPCLVQDKLVGEFVEEISCGAYHVAVLTSRSEVYTWGRGANGRLGHGDIEDRKSPTLVEALKDRHVKNIYCGSNFTSSICIHKWVSGADQSVCSGCRQAFGFTRKRHNCYNCGLVHCHACSSRKALKAALAPTPGKPHRVCDACFVKLKAAEAGNASNVSRKITAPRHSIDSSRERFERGEVRSSRILLSPTSEPVKYLEINSGKHGSRSLSPSVVRTSQVPSLLPLKDISFPSSLSALQNAFRPVLPSSPRSSLNSRPASPYSRKPSPPPSATPAFSRSLIDSLRKTNDLLNQELSKLQNQVKSLKQKCDAQDLELKNLNQNAKRAASFAEEESSKSRVVRELVKSVAEQLKEVTEMLPPEVSDSETFNAIHSQVEALLHTTSTSHHSSLTVLESLKVKDKRTHSHVDVARVADVSQNGRNSLQESNRSSGSNTRGAISHHSAEHGSISDESSTMRNGKKEVIEQFEPGVYVTVILLQNGTKIFKRVRFSKRKFDEHQAEDWWSKNKDRVLKRYCPPTASPASIGSSSTPVPVDEGSPSTYAPPADEGSFSTSVPVDEGSSSTSAPADETPAPIEENNEALASSQT; encoded by the exons ATGGCAGATCCTGTTAGTTCTGCAAATCATGAGCGTGACGTTGAGCAA GCAATCATTGCTTTGAAAAAAGGTACTCAGTTAATCAAGTATAGCCGACAAGGGAAGCCTAAGTTTTGCCCATTCAGAATTTCTGCG GATGAAACGACACTGATCTGGTTCTCACGTGGAGAAGAAAGAAATCTGAAATTATCTTCCATCTCACGGATTGTCCCTGGACAGAGAACT GCTGTTTTTAGACGATATTTGCGTCCTGAAAAGGATTACTTATCATTTTCACTTCTATATAACAACGGTGAACGATCACTTGATTTG ATCTGCAAGGACAAAGCTGAGGCAGAGGTATGGTTTGCAGGACTTAAGGCATTAATTTCTTCTGGAAAACAGAATATTAGACGTACTAGAAGTGATATTTCTGAT ACACATGAAGGTGGTAGCTTTACTCCGAATAGTCGTCCTTTTGGTGCAACTCTAGATTTCACTTCAAGTATTTCCCGAAGCAGGGCATCTCTTGATTCGAATTCTCGTGAATCTACATTTAGTTCAAAAAGCTCAGATGTGGGGTCAAAACGTGCAAATATGCAACTAAGAACAAGTACTGGAGATGGTGTCCGTATTAGTGTTTCAAGCACTCCTAGCTGTTCTAGTGGAGGATCTGGACCAGATGACATAGAATCGTTGGGTGATGTTTATGTGTGGGGAGAGGTTTGGAGTGATGGGATTTTTCCTGATGGCTCTGTGAGCCCAATTCCTATTAAAACTGATGTGCTGATCCCTAGGCCCTTGGAGACAAATGTTGTTCTTGATGTTCATCAGATTTCTTGTGGTGTGCGGCATGTTGCTCTTGTAACAAGGCAAGGTGAGGTTTTTACCTGGGGGGAGGAATCTGGAGGAAGACTTGGTCATGGGATTGATAAAGACTTTAGCCACCCTCGTCTTGTTGAGTTCCTAGCAGTTACTAATATAGATTTTGTTGCCTGTGGAGAGTTTCATACATGTGCTGTATCTACATCAGGTGATTTATTTACTTGGGGTGATGGTACCCATAATTCTGGACTTCTTGGTCATGGCACAGATGTTAGTCATTGGATACCTAAAAGGATTGCTGGTCCTTTAGAAGGACTTCAGGTTTTATCTGTTGCATGTGGCACTTGGCATTCAGCATTGGCAACTTCCAATGGAAAAATGTTCACTTTTGGTGATGGAACATATGGTGTTTTGGGACATGGAGATCGCGAGAGTGTTCCATATCCCAAGGAGGTACAATCACTGAGTGGACTGAAGACTATTAAGGTTGCATGTGGAGTATGGCATACTGCAGCCATTGTAGAGGTCATGAGTCAGTCTGGTGCAAATGTTTCATCTAGAAAGTTATTCACCTGGGGTGATGGTGACAAAAATCGTTTGGGCCATGGAAACAAGGATACTTATCTTCTTCCCACCTGTGTCTCTTCACTTATTGACTATAACTTCCACCAGCTGGCTTGTGGACACACCCTAACTATGGCCCTCACAACATCAGGTCATGTTTTTACCATGGGTGGCACTGCATATGGTCAGCTAGGCAACCCATTATCTGATGGAAGGGTACCTTGCTTGGTACAAGATAAACTAGTAGGTGAATTTGTTGAAGAAATATCTTGTGGGGCCTATCATGTTGCTGTCCTGACATCTAGAAGTGAAGTATACACTTGGGGGAGAGGCGCCAATGGAAGATTGGGACACGGAGACATAGAAGATCGGAAATCTCCAACACTAGTTGAAGCTTTAAAAGATAGACATGTAAAAAATATCTACTGTGGCTCAAATTTTACTTCAAGTATATGCATCCATAAATGGGTCTCTGGAGCAGACCAATCAGTTTGCTCTGGTTGTAGGCAAGCATTTGGTTTTACTAGAAAGAGACACAACTGTTACAATTGTGGACTGGTGCATTGCCATGCTTGTAGTTCCAGAAAAGCATTGAAAGCAGCATTGGCTCCAACTCCTGGCAAACCCCATCGTGTATGTGATGCTTGCTTTGTAAAACTTAAAGCTGCTGAGGCTGGTAACGCTTCTAATGTAAGTAGAAAAATTACAGCCCCTCGTCATTCAATAGATAGCAGCAGGGAAAGATTTGAAAGGGGAGAAGTAAGGTCTTCAAGAATTTTGCTGTCTCCCACTTCAGAACCAGTCAAATACCTTGAGATCAATTCAGGAAAGCATGGTTCCAGATCTTTATCTCCTTCTGTAGTCCGAACTTCCCAAGTTCCATCACTTTTACCACTGAAAGATATTTCATTTCCAAGTTCGTTAAGTGCTCTTCAAAATGCTTTCAGGCCTGTTCTGCCATCATCGCCTCGTTCTTCTCTAAACTCGAGACCTGCTTCACCGTACTCTAGGAAACCAAGCCCTCCACCCTCAGCCACTCCTGCATTTTCTAGGAGTCTTATTGATAGTCTCAGGAAGACAAATGACCTCCTGAATCAAGAATTATCAAAGTTGCAGAACCAA GTGAAAAGTTTGAAGCAGAAGTGTGATGCTCAAGACTTGGAGCTTAAGAATTTAAATCAAAATGCTAAACGAGCTGCTTCATTTGCTGAGGAGGAATCTTCCAAAAGTAGAGTAGTTAGAGAACTCGTCAAGTCTGTTGCAGAACAG CTAAAGGAAGTAACAGAGATGCTGCCTCCAGAGGTTTCAGACAGTGAAACTTTTAATGCCATTCATTCTCAAGTTGAAGCTCTTCTACACACAACTTCAACATCTCATCATTCTTCTCTCACAGTCCTTGAGTCTCTTAAAGTGAAAGACAAAAGGACGCACAGTCATGTAGATGTTGCAAGGGTTGCGGACGTGTCCCAGAATGGGAGAAATTCTCTTCAAGAGAGTAATAGATCATCTGGTTCTAATACAAGAGGTGCTATATCTCATCATAGCGCAGAACATGGCTCAATATCAGATGAATCTTCAACAATGAGGAATGGAAAGAAAGAGGTTATTGAACAATTTGAGCCTGGTGTTTATGTTACTGTCATTCTACTTCAAAACGGTACAAAAATATTCAAGCGAGTGAGATTCAG TAAACGAAAATTTGACGAGCACCAGGCAGAAGATTGGTGGAGTAAAAACAAAGATAGAGTGCTTAAGAGATACTGTCCACCAACAGCAAGCCCTGCTTCAATAGGATCATCTAGCACTCCAGTGCCTGTTGATGAGGGATCACCTAGCACTTATGCACCTCCTGCTGATGAAGGATCATTTAGCACTTCAGTTCCTGTTGATGAAGGATCATCTAGCACTTCAGCACCTGCCGATGAAACTCCAGCACCTATAGAGGAAAATAATGAGGCATTGGCATCTTCCCAAACTTAA